Proteins co-encoded in one Prevotella sp. E13-27 genomic window:
- a CDS encoding IS110 family transposase has protein sequence MKPNFKPGKWFMQCVGIDIAKGTFTACLCMYEFDQGCSTAPVVFNNDKTGFNQFVKWSRKEALKGYPLRYVMEPTGVYYEQLASHLNKLSLNVCVVLPNKAREFAKYEGILTKTDNMDAYTLGMLGCLDKRLKPWAPPSPIYRELRQMTRFVADINKVKTQLRNHLEALAHSEIAEKSIVKHYNKLINEIDKQLDSNQKAIREKIKQEPGLSERIDRITTINGIGFMTVATVVAETNGFALITNRKQLTRYAGLDVPAHQSGPVDPKRHISKQGNVHIRTALYFPAIVSTQCNPQMKDFYGRLCDRNTQSKMIGVTATMRKLLLLIYSLWKSGEKYDPTRNKTACDKQKKEAETTEGQPHGIDVGTLAEE, from the coding sequence ATGAAACCGAATTTCAAACCTGGCAAGTGGTTTATGCAGTGCGTGGGAATCGACATTGCAAAGGGTACGTTCACGGCCTGCCTGTGTATGTATGAGTTCGATCAGGGATGCTCTACCGCCCCTGTAGTGTTTAACAACGACAAGACTGGTTTCAACCAGTTCGTCAAATGGAGCCGTAAAGAGGCTCTGAAGGGCTACCCTCTGCGCTATGTGATGGAACCCACTGGTGTCTATTACGAGCAGCTGGCATCCCATCTGAACAAACTCAGTCTGAACGTCTGCGTTGTGTTGCCTAACAAGGCCCGTGAGTTTGCAAAGTACGAGGGTATCCTCACAAAGACCGATAACATGGATGCCTATACTCTTGGGATGCTTGGGTGTTTGGACAAGCGCCTCAAACCTTGGGCACCGCCATCTCCTATCTATAGGGAACTGCGACAGATGACGCGTTTCGTGGCCGACATCAACAAGGTCAAGACACAGTTGAGGAACCATCTGGAGGCACTCGCACACAGCGAGATAGCGGAGAAGAGCATCGTCAAGCACTATAACAAACTTATCAACGAGATAGACAAACAGCTGGACAGTAATCAGAAGGCCATCCGCGAGAAGATCAAGCAGGAGCCCGGACTGTCAGAGCGTATTGACCGTATCACAACCATCAACGGCATAGGGTTTATGACTGTAGCTACAGTGGTTGCAGAGACAAATGGCTTTGCGCTGATAACTAACCGCAAGCAACTGACAAGATATGCAGGGCTTGATGTTCCTGCACATCAGTCGGGACCTGTAGACCCTAAGCGTCACATCTCAAAGCAGGGAAACGTACACATCAGAACGGCACTCTATTTTCCTGCCATTGTCAGCACTCAGTGTAATCCTCAGATGAAAGATTTCTATGGGCGCCTATGTGACAGGAATACACAGTCGAAAATGATTGGAGTGACAGCCACCATGCGCAAGCTACTACTGCTCATATACAGCCTTTGGAAAAGTGGAGAGAAGTATGACCCGACACGTAACAAAACTGCATGTGATAAGCAAAAGAAAGAGGCTGAAACCACTGAAGGCCAGCCTCACGGGATAGATGTTGGGACATTGGCTGAAGAATAG
- a CDS encoding phosphoethanolamine transferase, which yields MNSLNLFFTVLAACLLCVNTTSGLSFHLLTAPTFTAFVLSYAVSFLTGNYRKVTGFFIGEVIVTICLVDCYCQDMFMTQVTPQILSNVLLSDSRETREFLSTFIGSHLLSSWRITAELSLVILLPLSYLSFINRRITVKWSRMSRYAVIVITSLCFIYELPSSYRFLQLFWQRGDLKSMEGLIFRHYHEKIPTPLHRFAFACYSLQQSSQQLEEIKRVTFTAQIDSCIYMSPHIVFVIGESYNKHHSTLYGYHLQTTPRQQELFEDGKLFVFHDVVTPWNITSNVFLDLFSMWEFGMPEPIVTKPLFPMLFRRAGYSVNFFSNQYLLKGFRKGVTNQAGHFFLADREMSDSLFTFRNRKRSKYDIGLVEQISDFKNSRNQTECTLDIIHLIGQHFDYSIRYPKIEATFSIDDYSDRDISKDEKNIVMHYDNATHYNDLVLDNIINIYRDDDAIILFVSDHGEEVYDDLKVNGRLFQEPTAAQAKNEHEVPMWIWCSKSYRCSHPEIIQQIEQSHDKPFMTDGLPQLLLYLAGISSKWNQEDKNLLSPNYHCKKRIICGSIDYDQLIKRLTK from the coding sequence TTGAATTCATTAAATCTTTTTTTTACAGTTTTGGCAGCCTGTTTGCTGTGTGTTAACACAACAAGCGGGCTGTCGTTTCATTTATTAACAGCCCCTACATTTACTGCTTTTGTTTTGAGCTACGCTGTTTCTTTTCTCACTGGCAATTATAGGAAAGTAACAGGATTTTTTATTGGTGAAGTTATTGTAACAATCTGTCTTGTCGATTGCTATTGTCAAGATATGTTTATGACCCAAGTCACGCCTCAGATTCTTTCTAATGTTCTTCTGAGCGATTCACGTGAGACACGGGAATTTCTTTCTACATTCATTGGCTCGCATTTGTTATCAAGCTGGCGTATTACAGCTGAACTATCATTGGTTATTCTCCTGCCATTATCATATTTATCATTTATCAACAGAAGAATAACTGTCAAATGGAGTAGAATGAGTAGATATGCGGTAATTGTAATAACATCTTTATGCTTCATCTACGAACTTCCATCTTCCTACAGGTTCCTACAACTCTTCTGGCAAAGAGGCGACTTGAAAAGCATGGAAGGTCTTATTTTCCGCCACTACCATGAAAAGATACCCACACCATTGCACCGATTTGCATTTGCATGCTACTCATTGCAGCAATCGTCACAACAACTTGAAGAAATTAAACGTGTAACGTTCACCGCGCAGATTGACAGTTGCATATATATGTCACCTCATATAGTCTTTGTCATCGGTGAAAGCTACAACAAACATCATTCCACGCTCTATGGTTACCACTTGCAAACGACCCCAAGACAACAGGAACTATTTGAAGACGGAAAGCTGTTTGTATTCCATGATGTTGTAACCCCTTGGAACATTACGAGCAATGTGTTTCTCGATCTTTTTTCTATGTGGGAATTCGGAATGCCAGAGCCTATAGTAACCAAGCCACTGTTCCCTATGCTGTTCCGACGTGCAGGCTATTCAGTTAATTTCTTTTCCAACCAATATCTTTTGAAAGGATTCCGTAAGGGGGTCACTAATCAGGCTGGACATTTCTTCCTTGCAGATAGAGAGATGAGCGACTCACTATTCACATTCCGCAACAGGAAAAGGAGCAAATATGACATTGGATTGGTCGAACAAATCTCAGATTTCAAAAATAGTAGAAATCAAACAGAATGCACATTAGACATCATTCACTTAATTGGCCAGCATTTTGATTATTCTATACGCTATCCAAAAATCGAAGCGACATTCTCCATAGATGATTATTCGGACAGAGACATCAGCAAAGACGAAAAGAATATAGTAATGCACTATGACAATGCCACGCACTATAATGACCTTGTTCTTGACAACATCATTAACATATATAGAGATGATGACGCTATTATTCTGTTCGTCTCAGATCATGGAGAAGAAGTATACGATGACTTGAAAGTTAATGGAAGACTATTTCAAGAACCGACAGCGGCACAAGCAAAAAATGAGCATGAGGTTCCAATGTGGATATGGTGTTCTAAATCTTACAGATGTAGTCATCCAGAAATTATACAGCAAATAGAGCAATCTCATGACAAACCTTTCATGACTGACGGCCTACCTCAGTTACTACTCTATCTTGCTGGCATTTCAAGTAAATGGAATCAGGAAGACAAGAATCTGCTTTCACCTAATTACCATTGTAAGAAGAGAATTATATGTGGCAGTATTGACTATGACCAACTGATTAAGCGTTTAACGAAATAA
- a CDS encoding porin family protein, producing the protein MKRIKFLALGALLAISSGAYAQFTNTTMSSSSSSSNSDGWNTVWVEYNPIKMKYDVSGAKDESMTGFSAGFSKAFSLSQGMPVFLEAGIGLQYAKYSASKSNSNNDDDSGYYETRGYGDYDEDDYEDYEDGYGSSFGDITLWSVKVPVNLLYNYAIPNSNISLAPFVGATLRYNVSGTIKAGNKDADLFDKKDMGEVCWERLQFGWQIGVKARFSQKYMAGISYGNDFSEITKKAKFQTISIALGYTF; encoded by the coding sequence TTGGCTATCAGTTCTGGTGCCTATGCACAGTTTACCAACACCACAATGAGCTCTTCATCATCAAGTTCAAATTCTGATGGATGGAACACGGTTTGGGTTGAGTACAATCCAATTAAAATGAAGTATGACGTATCTGGTGCAAAGGATGAGTCTATGACAGGATTCTCAGCAGGATTTAGTAAGGCTTTTAGTCTTTCCCAAGGTATGCCTGTCTTCTTGGAAGCAGGAATTGGCTTACAATATGCGAAATATTCTGCTTCAAAATCTAATTCAAATAACGATGATGATAGTGGTTATTATGAGACTAGAGGTTATGGGGATTATGACGAGGACGATTACGAAGATTATGAAGACGGTTATGGATCTTCATTCGGCGACATTACTTTGTGGTCAGTCAAAGTTCCTGTAAACCTTCTCTACAATTACGCAATTCCCAACAGCAACATCAGCCTTGCACCGTTTGTCGGAGCCACCCTACGCTATAATGTTTCCGGAACAATTAAAGCTGGTAATAAAGATGCAGACCTTTTTGACAAGAAAGATATGGGTGAAGTTTGTTGGGAGCGTCTCCAGTTTGGTTGGCAGATTGGCGTAAAAGCTCGCTTTAGCCAAAAATACATGGCTGGTATTTCATATGGGAACGACTTCTCAGAGATTACAAAAAAAGCAAAATTCCAGACAATAAGCATTGCCCTCGGATATACATTTTAA